DNA from Methylobacterium currus:
ATAACCGGAGCGGGGCGACGACCGGTTTACAGCGGGCCGCGCCCTATGAAAGGCTGGCGCCCCGATTCCCGCGAGACGATCCCGATGACCGACCCCGCCGCGCGCCGCGCCGCCTTCCGGCGGCTCCACGAGGGCGGCTGCTTCGTGATGCCGAATCCCTGGGACATCGGCACGGCCCGCTACCTCGCGGCGATGGGGTTTCCGGCGCTCGCCACCACCAGCTCCGGCTTCGCCTTCACCCGCGCCCTGCCGGACACCGACTGGGCGGTGCCGCTCGACGCGATGCTCGCCCACATCGCCGAGATCGTCGCGGCCACCGACCTGCCGGTGAATGCCGATTTCGAATCCGGCTACGCGCACGATCCCGAGGGCGTCGCCCGCAACGTCGCGGCCTGCTTGGGCACCGGCGTCGCCGGCCTGTCGATCGAGGACGCCACCGGAAATCCCGACCGGCCGCTCTACGAGATCACGGAGGGCGTGGAGCGTATCCGCGCCGCCCGGGCGGCGATCGACGCCTCCGGCGCCGACGTGGTGCTGACCGGCCGGGCCGAGTGCTACCTCACCGGCCATGCCGAGCCGCTGCCCGAGGCGATCCGCCGGCTCCAGGCCTATGCGGAGGCGGGGGCGGATGTCGTCTACGCGCCGGGCCCGAAGCGGCGCGAGGAGATCCGTACCCTGGTGGATGCGCTCGCGCCGGTGCCGGTCAACATCCTGATGAGCACCAATCCGGGCCTCAAGGTCGCCGATCTCGAGGGTTTGGGCGTGCGCCGGATCAGCGTCGGCTCGTCGCTGGCGCGGGCGGCCTGGACCGGCTTCATCCGCGCCGCCCGGCGCATCCACGACGAGGGCAGCTTCGGCGGCTTCGACGGCTCGGTGAGCTTTTCCGAGATCAACGGCTTCTTCCGCAACGACCTGAAGGAGCGGGGCGGCGCATGAACCCCGACCGCGATCCCGTCACCGGCCTGCCGATCGGCCGGCCCGTCGCCGTCACCGCCCCGGCCCCCGCCCCGGAGCGGGTGCGCCTGGAGGGGCGCCACGTCACGGTCGTGCCCCTCGACGCGCAGGCTCACGGCACCGCCCTCGCCGAGGGCGCGGTCGGTCCCGGCAGGGAGGCGCTGTGGCAATACATGGCGGCCGGCCCGTTCGACGACCGCGAGAGTTTCCAGGCCTATCTGACGGCCTGCGAGGCTTCGGCCGATCCGCTCTTCTACGCCATCCTGGACGCCCGCACGGGCCAGGCGATCGGCCACGCCTCCCTGATGCGGATCGACCGGGCGAACCGGGTGATCGAGGTCGGCAACATCCTGTACACCCCGGCGCTCCAGCGCACGCCCGGCGCCACCGAGGCGATGCGGCTCATGGCCGGTTACGTCTTCGATCTCGGCTATCGCCGCTACGAGTGGAAATGCAACGCCCTCAACGCGCCCTCGCGGAAAGCGGCCGAGCGCCTGGGCTTCGCCTACGAGGGGCTGTTTCGGCAGGCGGTGATCGTCAAGGGCCGCAACCGGGACACGGCCTGGTTCTCGATGCTGGATGGCGAGTGGCCGCAGATCCGCCAGGGCTTCGACCGCTGGCTCGATCCGGCCCATTTGTCGGAGGGCGGCCAGTCCTTGCGCCTCGGTGCGCTGAACCGGGCGACGATCCCGGGCACACCCTTACGCCGGGCGACCATCGCCGACGAGGCTGCCCTCGCGGCCCTGCAGGCGGCGGCCTACGCGCCGAACCGCCCGCTCCTCGGCGTCGAGCCGGTGCCGCTCCTCACGCCCGCCGCCGAGGTGCTGGCGCGCTACGAGGTCTGGTTGCCCGACCATGACGGCAGGCTCGCCGGTGCCCTGATCCTCGATCCGACGCCCGATCACCTGATGATCTGGAGCGTGTCGGTCGACCCGGCGCACCAGGGTAGCGGCCTCGGCAATGCCCTGCTGGCGGCGGCCGAAGCCCGGGCGCAGGACCTCGACCTGTCGGTCCTCCGGCTCTACACCGGGGACAAGCTCGTGCGGAACATCGACTGGTACGCGCGACGGGGCTACGCCACCGAGCGGGTCGAGGATCTGCCGGACCGGCGTCTGGTCCACATGCTCAAGATCCTCGCCTGACGGCGGGAACGCCCAAGCGCCTCGCCTGAGGCGGCACGGTTCACGGACAAGCCCCGCCGGCGAGCGGGGCAGGACACGCACGGGAGGACAGTATGGCGGGACGGCTGACGGGCAAGCGCGCGGTCGTGACGGCGGCGGGCCAGGGGATCGGCCGCGCCATCGCGGCGGCCTTCCTGGCCGAGGGCGCGGAGGTGCTGGCGACCGATCTCGACGCGGGCAAGCTCGAGGGACTCAAGGGGGCGCAGGCTTCCTCCCTCGACGTGCGCTCGGACGCGGCGGTGGCGGAATTCGCGAAGGGGGCCGGGCCGGTCGACGTGCTGGTGAATGCCGCGGGCTTCGTCCACCACGGCACCATCCTCGACTGCACCGATGCCGAGTGGGATCTGGCCTTCGATCTCAACGTGCGCTCGATGCACCGCACCATCCGGGCCTTCCTGCCAGGCATGCTGGAGCGCGGCAACGGCTCG
Protein-coding regions in this window:
- a CDS encoding isocitrate lyase/PEP mutase family protein, which gives rise to MTDPAARRAAFRRLHEGGCFVMPNPWDIGTARYLAAMGFPALATTSSGFAFTRALPDTDWAVPLDAMLAHIAEIVAATDLPVNADFESGYAHDPEGVARNVAACLGTGVAGLSIEDATGNPDRPLYEITEGVERIRAARAAIDASGADVVLTGRAECYLTGHAEPLPEAIRRLQAYAEAGADVVYAPGPKRREEIRTLVDALAPVPVNILMSTNPGLKVADLEGLGVRRISVGSSLARAAWTGFIRAARRIHDEGSFGGFDGSVSFSEINGFFRNDLKERGGA
- a CDS encoding SDR family oxidoreductase; translated protein: MAGRLTGKRAVVTAAGQGIGRAIAAAFLAEGAEVLATDLDAGKLEGLKGAQASSLDVRSDAAVAEFAKGAGPVDVLVNAAGFVHHGTILDCTDAEWDLAFDLNVRSMHRTIRAFLPGMLERGNGSIVNIASAVGADATAPNRYVYGASKAAVVGLTKAVARDFIRSGVRANAICPGTIQSPSLDERIAALAEMNKTSVEAARQAFIDRQPMGRLGTPEEMALLAVYLASDESRFTTGQTHVADGGFTL
- a CDS encoding GNAT family N-acetyltransferase translates to MNPDRDPVTGLPIGRPVAVTAPAPAPERVRLEGRHVTVVPLDAQAHGTALAEGAVGPGREALWQYMAAGPFDDRESFQAYLTACEASADPLFYAILDARTGQAIGHASLMRIDRANRVIEVGNILYTPALQRTPGATEAMRLMAGYVFDLGYRRYEWKCNALNAPSRKAAERLGFAYEGLFRQAVIVKGRNRDTAWFSMLDGEWPQIRQGFDRWLDPAHLSEGGQSLRLGALNRATIPGTPLRRATIADEAALAALQAAAYAPNRPLLGVEPVPLLTPAAEVLARYEVWLPDHDGRLAGALILDPTPDHLMIWSVSVDPAHQGSGLGNALLAAAEARAQDLDLSVLRLYTGDKLVRNIDWYARRGYATERVEDLPDRRLVHMLKILA